The Eriocheir sinensis breed Jianghai 21 chromosome 26, ASM2467909v1, whole genome shotgun sequence genome window below encodes:
- the LOC127003896 gene encoding uncharacterized protein LOC127003896 has product MYQEFPYRVLETDQKKGHVDRPNIMVLRTRRVTRHHQHGADVFFSSVERSMLRAKRRKPRQPQTAEEGHSFPFIFTLMTSKSQKLYDLAMQKVKELIPNLNPEQAMGDFESSFG; this is encoded by the exons atGTACCAAGAATTCCCCTACCGCGTCCTGGAGACGGACCAGAAGAAGGGCCATGTCGATCGACCAAACAtcatggttctcaggacgcg GCGGGTAACAAGACATCACCAACATGGAGCAGATGTGTTTTTCTCATCTGTAGAGCGCAGCATGCTTCGAGCCAAGCGCCGAAAACCTAGGCAACCACAAACTGCAGAGGA AGGTCATTCATTCCCATTCATCTTCACCTTGATGACCTCAAAGTCTCAAAAGTTGTATGATCTCGCAATGCAAAAAGTGAAGGAACTCATCCCCAACCTGAATCCCGAACAAGCAATGGGTGATTTTGAAAGCAGTTTTGGTTAA